From bacterium, the proteins below share one genomic window:
- a CDS encoding glycine betaine ABC transporter substrate-binding protein, with protein sequence MRKTFAAVIAAIGAVAMLVSWWPAEACVGKTIFVGRLPGKEQEVLAEIFTWMVSERTGTTIVTKNYPDSKAMHAALQTADVDLYLEDPGVALREILGRPAGEAAADVREIVRREYEQRFNLVWLEPWGMTGHAGMTPPTLVAPVIRKDTLKKFPALSRLVNKLSGAINDATLAKLVQDAAQRPARDVAKQFLKDKRLI encoded by the coding sequence ATGAGAAAGACGTTCGCGGCCGTGATCGCGGCCATCGGCGCCGTCGCCATGCTCGTCTCCTGGTGGCCGGCGGAGGCCTGCGTCGGCAAGACGATCTTCGTGGGCCGGCTCCCGGGCAAGGAGCAGGAGGTGCTCGCGGAGATCTTCACCTGGATGGTCAGCGAGCGCACCGGCACGACGATCGTGACCAAGAACTACCCGGACAGCAAGGCCATGCACGCGGCGCTGCAGACCGCCGACGTCGACCTCTACCTGGAGGACCCCGGGGTGGCGTTGCGTGAGATCCTCGGCCGCCCGGCCGGCGAGGCCGCGGCCGACGTGCGCGAGATCGTGCGGCGCGAGTACGAGCAGCGGTTCAACCTGGTCTGGCTCGAGCCCTGGGGGATGACCGGGCACGCGGGCATGACGCCGCCGACGCTGGTCGCCCCGGTGATCCGCAAGGACACCCTCAAGAAGTTCCCCGCGCTCAGCCGCCTCGTCAACAAGCTCTCCGGGGCGATCAACGACGCGACGCTCGCGAAGCTCGTGCAGGATGCGGCTCAGCGGCCGGCGCGCGACGTGGCCAAGCAGTTTCTCAAGGACAAGCGCCTGATCTGA